Proteins co-encoded in one Streptococcus parauberis NCFD 2020 genomic window:
- a CDS encoding FtsK/SpoIIIE domain-containing protein — MHLFTYRGLRVHKFYRHIRMITRLLMLSPFLIGNVFYYYPIYDLIIADPLFYLPKILLTTLPPNVIIPIVNIILYQKVRFFQRLNSLRIMTNFLMENRYYLSKTVRRDGKTFEKISLPRVYVKRGRYQLFASFVLEGNKFQDRFINLGATLEVMYNGDFRNKTFDERFVQYDIAINRIASRIDVSEVAMTDQGIRLMKDVFWDYIAEPHLLIGGGTGGGKTVILMTIVLALAKIGFIDLCDPKNADLSGLKNIPVFKGRVFISKEDIITCLKDNVTEMDNRYETMQNHPDYKIGKNFAQYGLKPKFIVIDEWAAFIAKIENDYRLQSEATEYLTQIVLEGRQAGLFVIQAMQRPDGEYIKTALRDNFMKRLSVGHLEDTGYNMMFGDANRNKEFKKLDKINGKKVHGRGYISNNGELAGEFFSPYVPFNKGFSFEEEFMKLPVLEDEQLISYESLTKDTELIEEFYEPMEEDVLEVLEEKRLLTDFAKENDLTVKTLRKIIYLLDERGVPFDKEENSLVVTPFQEQLLFETLALFEEEGRKSYPKAVESCLANHGLGQE, encoded by the coding sequence ATGCACCTCTTTACCTATCGGGGACTCCGTGTCCATAAATTCTACCGTCATATCAGGATGATAACAAGACTTCTCATGTTATCACCTTTTTTGATTGGTAATGTCTTTTACTACTATCCCATCTACGACCTGATTATTGCTGACCCTTTATTTTACTTGCCAAAAATCCTACTCACCACTCTGCCACCTAACGTGATAATTCCGATTGTCAATATCATTCTCTACCAGAAAGTCCGCTTCTTCCAGCGCCTTAACTCGCTGAGGATTATGACGAACTTTCTTATGGAAAATCGGTACTATCTTTCAAAAACGGTTAGACGTGATGGCAAAACTTTTGAGAAAATTTCTCTTCCTAGAGTCTATGTCAAGCGTGGACGGTATCAGTTGTTTGCTTCCTTTGTCCTAGAAGGAAATAAGTTCCAAGACCGATTTATCAATCTTGGGGCTACGCTTGAAGTCATGTATAATGGCGACTTTAGAAACAAGACCTTTGATGAGCGCTTTGTTCAGTATGATATTGCCATCAATCGTATTGCATCCCGTATTGATGTTTCAGAAGTTGCTATGACTGACCAGGGCATACGCCTCATGAAAGATGTCTTTTGGGATTATATCGCTGAGCCTCACTTGCTGATTGGTGGGGGAACTGGTGGCGGTAAAACGGTTATCCTCATGACCATTGTCTTAGCTCTGGCAAAGATTGGTTTTATAGACCTGTGCGATCCGAAGAACGCTGATTTATCAGGTCTTAAAAATATTCCCGTCTTCAAAGGGCGTGTCTTCATTTCCAAAGAAGATATCATCACTTGCCTCAAAGACAATGTCACCGAAATGGATAATCGCTACGAGACCATGCAAAATCACCCTGACTACAAGATAGGAAAAAACTTTGCCCAGTACGGACTAAAGCCCAAATTCATCGTTATTGACGAGTGGGCAGCTTTCATCGCGAAAATTGAAAACGACTACCGCCTGCAATCAGAAGCTACGGAATATCTGACCCAGATAGTCCTAGAAGGACGCCAAGCTGGACTTTTCGTCATTCAAGCCATGCAACGTCCTGACGGCGAGTATATCAAGACTGCCCTTCGGGACAACTTCATGAAACGGCTCTCTGTCGGACATTTGGAAGATACTGGTTATAACATGATGTTTGGCGATGCTAACCGCAATAAAGAGTTCAAAAAGCTAGATAAAATCAATGGTAAAAAAGTTCACGGACGTGGCTATATTTCCAATAACGGTGAGCTGGCTGGTGAGTTCTTCTCCCCTTACGTTCCCTTTAACAAAGGCTTTTCTTTTGAGGAAGAATTTATGAAATTACCTGTCCTAGAAGATGAGCAACTTATCAGTTATGAAAGCTTAACGAAGGACACGGAACTCATCGAAGAGTTTTATGAACCAATGGAGGAGGACGTCTTGGAAGTCTTGGAAGAAAAACGTCTACTGACAGATTTTGCCAAAGAAAATGACCTGACGGTCAAGACACTCCGCAAAATCATCTACCTTCTGGATGAACGAGGAGTTCCTTTCGACAAAGAGGAGAACTCGCTTGTGGTGACACCTTTTCAAGAACAGCTGCTTTTTGAAACCTTGGCTCTGTTTGAAGAGGAAGGACGGAAGTCTTATCCAAAGGCGGTTGAAAGCTGTCTCGCAAATCATGGGCTAGGACAAGAGTAA
- a CDS encoding replication initiation factor domain-containing protein, translated as MDKLSPLNLKKFRKQTGMTQKQFAESVGISTRTYRSYEDGSRGLSLEKFGQFKAELGYHQENAEELIDVHIDYLRMTFMSIRDLSHFCQTYLHCSFTEFKEFETRLLNYTRLWKRGNIWLFDFFDKIETGNYQVTLQLSGQGCREMELVLDSIDMIWQEFLQALLFDLTDSRVTRLDIAMDERYLGHDREDEQFLLSDMIAKVYKDEVSFKNIRTWNHIGGGNLRNMEEVDGSQGISLYFGSRQSNLYFNFYEKRYELAKSEQFSVEESLEIFGIWNRYELRFAQEKAQLAIEEYISGVDLAEIARGVINHEMQVYDGTNKFGAFVPDPKWQRMFGGTEPLKLRMKPEPYSIDRTIKWLMYQVANSLKLVEEADKIMETDFIKTIQENGEITDRAESILQDLQASYNLKKKEENHGIQS; from the coding sequence ATGGATAAACTAAGCCCACTCAATCTCAAGAAATTCCGAAAGCAAACAGGGATGACGCAAAAACAATTTGCGGAGTCCGTTGGGATTTCTACCCGTACCTACCGCAGCTATGAAGATGGCTCACGAGGTTTGAGCCTAGAAAAGTTCGGTCAGTTCAAAGCGGAGCTTGGCTATCATCAAGAGAATGCCGAAGAACTGATTGATGTTCATATCGACTACCTCCGCATGACCTTCATGTCTATCCGTGACCTATCTCACTTCTGCCAGACCTATCTTCACTGCTCCTTTACCGAGTTCAAAGAGTTCGAAACCAGGCTCCTAAATTACACAAGGCTCTGGAAGCGAGGCAACATTTGGTTATTTGATTTTTTTGACAAAATCGAAACAGGAAATTACCAAGTGACCCTACAACTCTCTGGTCAAGGATGCCGTGAAATGGAACTTGTCCTAGACAGTATCGACATGATCTGGCAAGAATTTCTTCAAGCTCTGCTCTTTGACCTCACAGATAGCCGAGTAACACGACTAGATATTGCCATGGATGAACGCTATCTAGGACATGACAGAGAGGACGAACAATTTCTTCTCTCTGATATGATTGCCAAGGTCTATAAAGACGAGGTGAGTTTTAAGAATATCAGAACCTGGAATCACATTGGCGGTGGTAACCTCAGAAACATGGAAGAGGTGGACGGTAGCCAAGGTATCTCCCTTTATTTTGGAAGTCGCCAGAGTAACCTCTACTTCAACTTCTATGAAAAACGTTACGAACTCGCTAAAAGTGAACAATTCTCCGTGGAAGAATCCCTGGAGATTTTTGGTATCTGGAACCGTTACGAGTTGCGCTTCGCTCAAGAAAAAGCACAGCTGGCTATTGAAGAATACATCAGCGGTGTTGATCTGGCAGAAATTGCCCGTGGCGTTATCAATCATGAAATGCAGGTTTACGATGGTACCAATAAATTTGGTGCCTTTGTCCCTGACCCAAAATGGCAACGCATGTTTGGTGGCACAGAGCCCTTGAAACTCAGGATGAAACCCGAACCCTATTCCATCGATAGGACGATAAAATGGCTCATGTACCAAGTCGCCAACTCGCTCAAACTAGTAGAGGAGGCTGACAAAATTATGGAGACTGACTTTATCAAGACGATTCAGGAAAATGGTGAAATCACTGATAGAGCAGAAAGTATCCTGCAAGACTTGCAAGCATCCTATAACCTAAAGAAAAAGGAGGAAAATCATGGAATACAAAGTTGA
- a CDS encoding conjugal transfer protein — MNKLKTLIQQINHYLSRFKKQDKKRGSPKLIKTTRKNVNILVLTGLGFLVFIGATGSLRAITLSSKVTFLEKEVKKAQSSQVVTRATDTDYRLTYYLNDFVAAYFSFSDKAEEQEAQIEKLNSFYDVEPEIKSQGQKRTPMSLVSARLLLLTENTATYQVTYKQKVSDKEEEIITGFNIPYASKNGSHYVSGLPWYSSLSNNQAKGFGKESVLSLTASDNLPEKTHKKVKKFLNVFFTNYTTDQDNLDLVGKDLAVLENTTFKSLDYVYLTEDGDTITAYVQATFEVAGNTRSENFTLTLTPKGNSYYVTKVAHTIPKNYAKHEGE; from the coding sequence ATGAATAAACTGAAAACACTCATCCAACAAATCAATCATTACTTGTCTCGTTTCAAGAAACAAGATAAGAAGCGTGGCTCACCAAAGCTCATCAAAACAACACGGAAAAACGTGAATATCCTAGTCCTTACTGGATTAGGATTTTTAGTTTTCATCGGAGCCACTGGTTCCTTGCGTGCTATCACGCTATCAAGCAAGGTCACTTTTCTTGAAAAGGAGGTCAAAAAGGCTCAATCCTCTCAAGTGGTGACTAGGGCAACTGACACCGACTACCGTTTAACCTATTACCTCAACGACTTTGTCGCAGCCTACTTCTCTTTCTCTGATAAAGCCGAAGAACAAGAAGCCCAAATTGAAAAGCTCAATAGCTTTTATGATGTTGAACCTGAGATTAAGTCACAAGGTCAGAAACGAACACCTATGTCTCTGGTCTCAGCTAGGTTGTTATTGCTGACGGAGAACACGGCGACTTATCAAGTGACCTACAAGCAGAAAGTCAGTGATAAGGAAGAAGAAATCATCACAGGGTTTAATATCCCCTACGCTTCTAAAAATGGCTCCCACTACGTCTCAGGACTTCCCTGGTATTCCAGCCTAAGCAATAACCAAGCCAAAGGCTTTGGCAAAGAATCAGTGCTCAGTCTGACCGCTTCTGACAATCTCCCTGAAAAGACACACAAGAAAGTCAAAAAGTTCCTCAACGTCTTCTTTACCAACTACACCACTGACCAGGACAATCTGGACTTGGTTGGTAAGGATTTAGCCGTCCTCGAAAACACAACTTTCAAATCACTGGACTATGTCTATCTGACAGAAGATGGTGATACCATTACCGCCTACGTTCAAGCCACCTTTGAAGTCGCTGGCAACACTCGCTCAGAGAATTTCACCCTGACCCTCACACCTAAAGGAAATTCCTACTATGTGACTAAAGTCGCTCACACTATTCCAAAAAATTATGCAAAACATGAAGGAGAATAA
- a CDS encoding conjugal transfer protein, with the protein MNNEKEPLYDYARGLNAPYWIQEIKTQKGARIWYFATPMQLSFFVVFILVFVVMLLGLSFILVPLAKITHSISMLLYAYVPYKLAKFYTEYEPHGKKMHNFLADYFRYLYEFRWNKKAIYHDERVEPYDDEDIVFEQTHL; encoded by the coding sequence ATGAACAACGAGAAAGAACCACTCTATGACTACGCTAGGGGGCTAAATGCTCCTTACTGGATACAGGAAATCAAGACACAGAAAGGGGCACGTATCTGGTACTTCGCAACACCGATGCAGCTGTCCTTTTTTGTTGTCTTTATTCTCGTCTTTGTCGTCATGCTCCTGGGACTTTCTTTCATCCTTGTCCCACTAGCTAAAATCACTCACTCAATCTCCATGTTGCTCTACGCTTACGTTCCCTACAAGCTCGCCAAATTCTACACAGAGTATGAACCACACGGAAAGAAAATGCACAACTTTCTGGCTGACTACTTCCGTTACCTCTATGAATTTCGCTGGAACAAGAAAGCCATCTACCATGATGAGAGAGTGGAACCTTATGACGATGAAGACATTGTCTTTGAACAAACACACCTTTAG
- a CDS encoding ATP-binding protein produces the protein MALKLQYPIKATHENLVFRKDKQVMAYYRIPNTPITITDDEKKGKHKITVSQMLKKLAKNQHFDISLIPKDYLLEEKMRDFMDALSPNNQALGQDLLLYTVDKLTDEMEIPYQFDWLVGVRLRKHDKGASLADLAYERLSEISETLANGLGFELEEEKPWFEDYLADEQVIYQILSTLRCRRLTDDELFYYQRMQYLRYIPHLKKEVIANRSLFNVTDTLIKSMNGGFLKLESPYGSSFVSILPVGRFNTIFNGFHLGEFVQRLNFPVELRFKAEFIDRNKIKGKMGRSNTRYKNIMEEAENTDTVQQDEIIMGSFSLKDLMKKVGNKEEIIEYGTYLIVSGSSLSQLRSRRQVVLNYFDDMRVEISEASHDTPYLFQALLYGQDLQKKTRTWTHMVTSRGFAELMPFTNTSAGNRIGWYIGRVDNWTGRWDNIEKAIIASKNIVLFNATVGNKEDIAGKITKNPHIIITGATGQGKSFLAQIIFLSVALQNVKTLYIDPKRELRHHYQEIINNPKFAHLYPERKKQIEAFNFVTLDSSLTSNHGVLDPIVVLDKEQAVEVAKNMLEFLLQAVDNVTMDQKTAITETINDIVDKRQAGQTVGFKHVLEALKDSDNDQIASVGRYLTSIVTNSILELAFSDGTTQGLNYESQVTILEVANLKLPKTDATKISDHERNSIALMFALGAFCTHFGERDESEDTIEFFDEAWILMKSAEGQAVIKNMRRIGRSKNNTLALITQSVHDAENDDDTTGFGTIFAFYEKSEREDILKHVNLEPTESNLEWIDNMISGQCLYYDVYGNLNMISIHNIFEDIDMLLKPMKATVSSSLENKYAS, from the coding sequence ATGGCACTAAAACTACAATACCCCATCAAAGCTACTCATGAAAACTTAGTTTTTCGCAAAGACAAGCAAGTCATGGCTTACTACCGTATTCCTAATACGCCCATCACCATCACTGATGACGAGAAAAAAGGAAAGCACAAAATCACGGTCAGTCAGATGCTCAAAAAACTGGCTAAAAACCAGCACTTTGACATTTCCCTCATTCCAAAGGATTACCTACTGGAAGAAAAGATGCGTGACTTTATGGATGCTCTCTCTCCAAACAATCAAGCACTTGGTCAAGACCTACTACTCTACACGGTTGATAAGCTGACGGATGAAATGGAAATCCCTTATCAGTTTGACTGGCTAGTCGGTGTCCGTTTGAGAAAACATGACAAGGGAGCTAGTCTTGCTGACCTCGCCTATGAACGACTCTCTGAGATTTCAGAGACCCTGGCTAACGGCCTTGGCTTTGAACTGGAGGAAGAAAAGCCCTGGTTTGAAGACTACCTCGCTGATGAACAAGTCATCTACCAAATACTTTCAACCCTTCGCTGTCGCCGCCTGACAGATGACGAGCTCTTCTATTACCAGCGGATGCAATACCTCCGCTACATTCCCCACCTTAAGAAAGAAGTCATTGCTAACCGCTCCCTTTTCAATGTCACAGACACCTTGATTAAAAGCATGAACGGTGGTTTTCTCAAACTCGAAAGTCCCTATGGCAGTTCCTTTGTGTCCATTCTTCCTGTTGGGAGATTCAACACAATCTTCAACGGTTTCCATCTAGGCGAATTTGTCCAACGTCTCAACTTCCCCGTGGAACTACGCTTCAAGGCTGAGTTCATTGACCGCAATAAAATCAAAGGAAAAATGGGTCGTTCCAACACTCGCTATAAGAACATCATGGAAGAAGCTGAGAATACCGATACCGTCCAACAAGACGAGATTATCATGGGCTCATTCTCGCTGAAAGACCTAATGAAGAAAGTAGGGAATAAAGAAGAAATCATTGAATACGGTACCTATCTCATTGTCTCTGGTTCGTCACTTAGTCAGCTGAGAAGTCGTCGTCAGGTCGTCCTTAACTACTTTGATGACATGAGAGTTGAAATCAGTGAGGCTAGCCATGACACACCTTACCTCTTCCAAGCTCTGCTCTACGGTCAAGACTTGCAGAAGAAAACTCGAACCTGGACACACATGGTCACCAGCCGTGGCTTTGCGGAGCTCATGCCCTTTACCAACACATCGGCTGGTAACCGTATTGGCTGGTATATCGGACGAGTCGATAACTGGACGGGTCGCTGGGACAATATCGAAAAAGCCATCATCGCCTCTAAAAACATTGTCCTCTTTAATGCGACTGTCGGTAATAAAGAAGACATTGCAGGTAAGATTACCAAGAACCCACACATCATCATTACAGGTGCCACAGGTCAAGGGAAATCCTTCCTAGCACAGATTATCTTCTTATCTGTCGCCCTTCAAAATGTGAAGACACTCTACATTGACCCTAAACGGGAACTCCGCCATCACTACCAAGAAATCATCAATAATCCTAAGTTTGCCCATCTCTATCCTGAACGCAAAAAACAAATTGAAGCCTTCAACTTTGTCACTCTCGATAGCTCGCTCACCTCCAACCACGGAGTGCTTGACCCTATTGTCGTACTGGATAAAGAACAAGCCGTTGAAGTCGCTAAGAATATGCTGGAATTCTTGCTCCAAGCGGTTGACAACGTCACCATGGATCAGAAGACAGCTATTACCGAAACCATCAACGATATTGTCGATAAAAGACAAGCAGGTCAAACGGTTGGCTTTAAGCACGTTCTGGAAGCACTTAAAGACAGTGATAACGACCAAATCGCCTCAGTCGGTCGCTACCTCACTTCTATTGTAACCAACTCCATCTTGGAACTCGCCTTCTCTGACGGAACAACTCAAGGGCTCAACTATGAGTCACAAGTCACCATTCTTGAAGTTGCTAACCTGAAATTACCTAAGACAGATGCCACGAAGATTTCTGACCACGAACGAAACTCTATTGCTCTCATGTTTGCCCTTGGTGCTTTCTGTACCCACTTTGGTGAACGTGACGAAAGTGAAGATACTATTGAGTTCTTTGACGAAGCCTGGATTCTTATGAAGTCTGCCGAAGGTCAAGCTGTTATCAAGAACATGCGCCGTATCGGTCGCTCTAAAAATAACACCCTGGCACTCATCACGCAATCTGTCCACGATGCTGAAAACGATGATGACACAACTGGCTTTGGAACCATCTTTGCTTTCTACGAAAAATCAGAACGAGAAGATATTCTCAAGCACGTCAATCTGGAACCAACAGAAAGCAACCTGGAATGGATTGACAATATGATTTCAGGTCAATGCCTCTACTATGACGTCTATGGCAATCTGAACATGATTTCCATTCACAACATCTTTGAAGACATCGACATGCTTCTAAAACCAATGAAAGCAACGGTATCATCTAGCCTTGAAAATAAATATGCTAGTTAG